One window of the Rosa rugosa chromosome 3, drRosRugo1.1, whole genome shotgun sequence genome contains the following:
- the LOC133740871 gene encoding cysteine-rich repeat secretory protein 38-like, which translates to MLCFKTISLGFLVFCLFIHSSFGASSLKHFCFSHENYTANSPYDAHLTRLFILLQTKVPPTGFGLASTGQGQKKANGLALCRGDVSSEDCTTCVVDASKDIREFCPNSKGAIIWYDHCLLKYSNVDFFGKIDNKNKFYMWNVQEVQNPTLFNERVKELLSGLAVEASDGSANPKFYATGELQLDTFTTLYGLATCTRDLSAPDCKKCLDGAISELPNCCNAKRGGRVVGGSCNVGFELYPIVGT; encoded by the coding sequence ATGTTGTGCTTTAAAACAATCTCTCTAGGTTTCTTAGTCTTCTGTCTTTTCATCCACTCATCCTTTGGTGCTTCCTCACTCAAACATTTCTGTTTCAGCCATGAAAACTATACTGCCAATAGCCCATATGATGCACACTTGACTCGGTTATTCATCCTTTTACAGACCAAAGTTCCTCCTACCGGATTTGGCCTTGCTTCGACTGGTCAAGGCCAAAAGAAAGCAAATGGCCTTGCACTTTGCCGAGGCGATGTCTCAAGTGAAGATTGCACTACTTGTGTGGTTGATGCAAGCAAAGATATTAGAGAGTTCTGCCCGAACAGCAAAGGAGCCATAATATGGTATGACCACTGCCTCTTAAAGTACTCAAATGTGGATTTCTTTGGGAAAATTGATAACAAAAACAAGTTCTACATGTGGAACGTTCAAGAAGTACAGAATCCTACTCTATTCAATGAGAGAGTTAAGGAATTGTTGAGTGGATTAGCTGTTGAAGCTTCTGATGGTAGTGCTAATCCAAAGTTTTATGCAACTGGTGAGCTGCAACTTGATACATTCACAACACTATATGGTTTGGCTACATGCACAAGGGACCTCTCGGCCCCAGATTGTAAGAAGTGTCTTGATGGTGCAATAAGCGAATTGCCAAACTGCTGCAATGCAAAGCGAGGTGGGCGTGTTGTAGGAGGGAGTTGTAATGTTGGATTTGAACTTTACCCCATTGTTGGGACATAG
- the LOC133740266 gene encoding SH3 domain-containing protein 2-like, with product METIRKQATRLREQVARQQQAVLKQFGAGGYGGNLVTDEAELVQHQKLEKLYISTRAGKHYQRDIVRGVEGYIVTGSKQVEIGTKLSEDSRKYGAENTCTSGSTLSRASLSYGRARAQMEKERGNLLKALGTQVAEPLRAMVMGAPLEDARHLAQRYDRMRQEAEAQAIEVSKRQAKVRETPGNSDNVMKLEAAEAKLQDLKSNMGILGKEAAAAMAAVEAQQQRLTLQRLIAMVEAERTYHQRILQILDQLEGEMVSERQRIEAPPSPTVDNSMPPPPPYEEVNGIYASQTHNGLSDGMDYFLGEVMFTYQAVSDVELSLSVGDYVVVRKVTNNGWAEGECKGKAGWFPFGYIERRERVLASKVAEVF from the exons ATGGAAACAATCAGAAAGCAAGCCACCAGGCTTCGCGAACAGGTCGCTCGCCAACAACAG GCTGTCCTCAAGCAGTTTGGGGCTGGAGGATATGGAGGTAATTTAGTTACTGATGAGGCAGAACTAGTGCAGCATCAGAAACTTGAGAAGCTTTACATATCAACCCGTGCTGGAAAG CATTATCAAAGGGATATTGTTCGTGGTGTGGAGGGATATATTGTCACTGGATCCAAACAGGTTGAAATAG GAACAAAGCTGTCTGAAGATAGCAGGAAATATGGAGCTGAAAATACATGTACTAGTGGTAGTACGTTATCAAGAGCTTCATTAAGCTATGGACGTGCTCGTGCTCAAATGGAGAAGGAACGGGGGAATCTGTTGAAAGCTCTTGGCACACAG GTGGCGGAGCCATTAAGAGCAATGGTAATGGGCGCTCCATTGGAAGATGCTCGGCATCTTGCTCAACGATATGACAGAATGCGACAAGAAGCTGAAGCTCAG GCTATTGAAGTTTCCAAACGCCAAGCAAAAGTGAGGGAAACACCAGGAAATTCAGATAATGTTATGAAACTAGAAGCAGCAGAAGCAAAGTTGCAAGATCTGAAGTCGAATATGGGAATATTAGGGAAGGAAGCAGCTGCAGCAATGGCAGCAGTCGAGGCTCAACAACAGAGATTGACTCTCCAGAGACTCATTGCCATG GTCGAGGCAGAGCGTACTTATCATCAGAGGATCCTTCAGATACTTGATCAACTTGAAGGAGAG ATGGTATCAGAACGACAACGTATTGAAGCGCCTCCTAGCCCCACTGTTGACAACAGCATGCCTCCACCCCCACCTTATGAAGAAGTTAATGGTATATATGCTTCTCAAACACATAATGGATTGTCAGACGGTATGGATTACTTCTTGGGGGAG GTTATGTTTACATATCAAGCTGTTTCTGATGTGGAGCTCAGTTTGTCAGTTGGTGACTATGTTGTTGTGCGAAAG GTAACCAACAATGGTTGGGCAGAAGGGGAATGCAAAGGCAAAGCAGGTTGGTTCCCATTTGGATACATTGAAAGACGGGAACGAGTTCTTGCAAGCAAGGTGGCTGAAGTGTTTTAA